A DNA window from Comamonas fluminis contains the following coding sequences:
- a CDS encoding response regulator yields MRLLLVEDDTMIGQAVLALLRGDGYVVDWVQDGAQADAALHGHQYDLVLLDLGLPQLDGLQVLRQLRARRDATPVLVATARDAVRDRIAGLDAGADDYVIKPYDMDELLARIRALTRRAGGHLEPVYEHGDVMLNPRTHEATVGGQPVQLSGREWAVLKALLTRPGSTLSRQQLEDKLYGWGDEVSSNAVEVYIHGLRKKLGTAAVLNVRGVGYMVPRP; encoded by the coding sequence ACTCGTTGAAGATGACACCATGATCGGCCAGGCCGTGCTGGCGCTGCTGCGCGGGGATGGTTATGTGGTGGACTGGGTGCAGGATGGCGCTCAGGCCGATGCTGCTTTGCATGGTCATCAATATGACCTGGTGCTGCTGGACCTGGGCTTGCCACAGCTCGATGGCCTGCAGGTGCTGCGGCAGTTGCGGGCCCGCCGCGATGCGACGCCGGTGCTGGTGGCTACGGCCCGTGATGCTGTGCGCGACAGAATTGCGGGGCTGGATGCCGGTGCCGATGATTACGTCATCAAACCCTATGACATGGATGAGCTGCTGGCCCGCATTCGTGCGCTCACGCGCCGTGCTGGCGGGCATCTGGAGCCGGTCTATGAGCATGGCGACGTGATGCTCAACCCGCGAACCCATGAGGCCACAGTCGGCGGCCAGCCTGTGCAGCTTTCTGGTCGTGAATGGGCGGTGCTCAAAGCGTTGCTGACCCGGCCCGGCAGCACCCTGTCGCGTCAGCAGCTGGAAGACAAGCTCTATGGCTGGGGTGATGAAGTCAGCAGCAATGCGGTGGAGGTCTATATCCACGGCCTGCGCAAAAAGCTGGGCACCGCCGCCGTGCTCAATGTGCGTGGCGTGGGCTATATGGTGCCCAGACCATGA